A portion of the Glycine max cultivar Williams 82 chromosome 10, Glycine_max_v4.0, whole genome shotgun sequence genome contains these proteins:
- the LOC100818014 gene encoding bet1-like SNARE 1-2 isoform X1, with protein MSYRRDNRSSRSSLVDGFDSLEEGGLRASSSYSREINEHDNDKAIENLQDRVSFLKRLTGDIHEEVESHNQLLDRVGNKMDGSRGVMMGTMDRFKKVFEKKSARKTCSLVGYFTLAFIFIYYLIRMLGYFTLG; from the exons ATGAGTTACCGAAG AGATAATCGCTCCTCCAGATCATCACTTGTAGATGGTTTTGATAGTCTGGAGGAGGGTGGTCTAAGGGCTTCTTCTTCTTACTCACGCGAAATTAATGAGCATGATAATGATAAAGCCATAGAGAATTTGCAGGACAGAGTTTCCTTTCTGAAACGG TTAACAGGTGATATACATGAGGAGGTTGAGAGTCATAACCAGTTGCTTGATCGGGTG GGTAACAAAATGGACGGATCAAGGGGTGTGATGATGGGAACCATGGATCGATTTAAAAag GTTTTTGAGAAGAAATCAGCAAGGAAAACATGCTCACTTGTGGGGTATTTCACACTTGCCTTCATATTCATATACTATCTTATTAG GATGCTTGGATACTTTACACTTGGGTAA
- the LOC100818014 gene encoding bet1-like SNARE 1-2 isoform X2 has translation MTNKDNRSSRSSLVDGFDSLEEGGLRASSSYSREINEHDNDKAIENLQDRVSFLKRLTGDIHEEVESHNQLLDRVGNKMDGSRGVMMGTMDRFKKVFEKKSARKTCSLVGYFTLAFIFIYYLIRMLGYFTLG, from the exons atgaccaacaa AGATAATCGCTCCTCCAGATCATCACTTGTAGATGGTTTTGATAGTCTGGAGGAGGGTGGTCTAAGGGCTTCTTCTTCTTACTCACGCGAAATTAATGAGCATGATAATGATAAAGCCATAGAGAATTTGCAGGACAGAGTTTCCTTTCTGAAACGG TTAACAGGTGATATACATGAGGAGGTTGAGAGTCATAACCAGTTGCTTGATCGGGTG GGTAACAAAATGGACGGATCAAGGGGTGTGATGATGGGAACCATGGATCGATTTAAAAag GTTTTTGAGAAGAAATCAGCAAGGAAAACATGCTCACTTGTGGGGTATTTCACACTTGCCTTCATATTCATATACTATCTTATTAG GATGCTTGGATACTTTACACTTGGGTAA